The proteins below come from a single uncultured Carboxylicivirga sp. genomic window:
- a CDS encoding polysaccharide biosynthesis tyrosine autokinase, whose translation MAQNQPNNNQSTGFSFDTKRFLFDLLHFWWLFAITIPICLTIVFFIHRYTLPTYRASISLLIEERGDKMPNSNMMEGFGLTPGQQNMENQMAILTSWDVIKETVDQLDFHLSYFIQGRMKHTEVYHDEPFKVEFDSLHQQILNTPIYLEFINKKEYRIKVHTENAGSYLYKDNRNGSGTGPINFEQTFHFGEVVNLPWARFKIENYRGTSSSNQEMYFIFNHPLNIASRYKSTLRTFRANESSSIIRVSVTGKNNLKNTIFLNQLAKVFIQNNLEQKNQIATNTIKFIEDQLGVISDSLYLTGSELSQFRTDNRIQSVSVKAQYLFSGLQEIEQKMAQIEITRRYYNYLKNYFSNGFAEGEIIAPAQYEIDNDILSEQIRQIVELNTQRLGMRSSFSEDLNLANRELEGQIKVATETLLKSINSQLDVINETVSRLEAQKNENEKELYGLPETERKLLGIERKFQLSNEVYTFLLRKRSESQIQKASNTPDHKVLEAAQSNGIIAPNTSGNYKNSLLIGLFLPLAFVGLRQVLNNKILDEDDVTKLTNKPIIGQILHNSKEESNVVQHHPKSVITESFRRVRTRLDFLTQGIECPIVSVTSSIPGEGKTFCALNIAAALAISGKKTVILGFDLRKPGLNKLVETKGMTGLSNYLIGKATYDEIKVPHQQDNLTVIPSGDIPPNPSELISSPKTEVLFKKLKEEFDFIIIDTPPMGIVSDPFLLARHADSLIFLVRQNHSIKKITEQTLRNVSEEGIKNVGILLNDLNIRKGYGYGYNYRYNYGYRYSYGHGYYEE comes from the coding sequence GTGGCACAGAATCAACCGAATAACAATCAATCAACGGGATTTAGTTTCGACACCAAACGCTTCTTATTCGACTTATTACATTTCTGGTGGTTGTTTGCTATTACAATTCCAATATGCTTAACGATTGTTTTTTTCATTCATCGTTATACTCTTCCAACATACAGAGCATCTATTTCTTTACTGATAGAAGAAAGAGGTGACAAGATGCCCAATAGTAATATGATGGAAGGCTTTGGTCTTACACCAGGTCAACAAAACATGGAAAATCAAATGGCCATTCTTACCTCATGGGATGTAATAAAAGAAACGGTTGATCAACTGGATTTTCATTTAAGTTATTTTATTCAGGGCAGGATGAAACACACTGAGGTTTATCATGATGAACCTTTTAAAGTCGAATTTGACTCGTTGCACCAACAGATCCTCAATACTCCTATTTACCTTGAGTTCATCAATAAAAAAGAATACAGAATAAAGGTTCATACCGAAAATGCAGGTTCATATTTATATAAAGATAACAGAAATGGATCGGGTACCGGACCAATCAACTTTGAACAAACCTTCCATTTTGGAGAAGTAGTTAATTTACCTTGGGCACGTTTTAAAATTGAAAATTATAGAGGAACCAGCTCTTCTAATCAGGAGATGTATTTTATTTTTAATCACCCTTTAAATATTGCATCCCGATATAAATCAACACTTAGAACATTCAGAGCAAACGAAAGCTCATCTATTATACGTGTTTCAGTAACAGGAAAAAACAATCTTAAAAATACTATTTTTCTAAATCAGCTTGCAAAAGTTTTTATTCAAAATAATCTGGAGCAAAAAAATCAGATTGCTACCAATACTATCAAATTTATTGAAGATCAATTGGGAGTTATTTCAGACTCATTATACCTTACCGGCTCTGAATTAAGTCAATTCAGAACAGATAACCGCATCCAAAGTGTTTCTGTTAAAGCTCAATATTTATTCAGTGGATTACAGGAAATTGAGCAAAAAATGGCTCAAATAGAAATTACCCGCAGATATTATAACTATTTAAAAAACTACTTTTCAAACGGATTCGCTGAAGGAGAGATTATTGCACCGGCACAATATGAGATAGATAATGATATACTATCGGAGCAAATACGCCAAATTGTTGAACTCAATACCCAACGTTTGGGAATGCGCAGTTCGTTTAGTGAAGATTTAAACCTGGCTAACAGAGAGTTGGAAGGACAAATAAAAGTAGCCACTGAAACCCTTTTAAAATCTATTAACAGCCAATTGGATGTTATTAATGAAACAGTCAGTAGACTAGAAGCACAAAAAAATGAAAATGAGAAAGAATTATACGGATTACCCGAAACAGAAAGAAAATTACTAGGAATAGAGCGTAAATTTCAGTTAAGTAACGAGGTGTATACTTTTCTACTTCGCAAACGATCGGAATCTCAAATACAAAAAGCTTCCAACACTCCTGATCATAAGGTTTTAGAAGCTGCCCAAAGCAATGGAATCATTGCACCTAATACAAGTGGAAATTATAAAAACAGTCTCTTAATAGGCTTATTCCTACCTCTTGCCTTTGTTGGACTTCGTCAGGTATTAAATAATAAAATCCTGGATGAAGACGATGTTACCAAATTAACTAATAAACCAATTATTGGCCAGATATTGCACAATTCGAAAGAAGAAAGCAACGTTGTACAACATCATCCAAAATCGGTAATTACAGAAAGTTTCAGGAGAGTCAGAACCCGTCTTGATTTTCTTACACAAGGTATTGAATGTCCAATTGTAAGTGTTACCTCATCTATTCCTGGTGAAGGCAAAACATTTTGTGCACTCAATATTGCTGCAGCTTTAGCCATCAGTGGTAAAAAAACAGTGATTCTGGGATTTGACCTTCGCAAACCGGGCTTAAACAAATTGGTTGAAACCAAAGGAATGACGGGCCTTTCTAACTATTTAATTGGTAAGGCAACGTACGATGAAATTAAAGTACCTCATCAACAAGATAACTTAACTGTCATCCCTTCGGGAGATATTCCTCCTAATCCTTCGGAATTGATAAGTTCTCCCAAAACAGAAGTTTTATTTAAAAAGTTGAAGGAAGAGTTTGATTTTATAATTATTGATACACCACCAATGGGAATTGTATCCGATCCATTTTTATTGGCGCGTCATGCCGATTCTTTAATCTTTTTGGTAAGACAAAATCACTCTATCAAAAAAATTACAGAGCAAACTCTTCGTAATGTATCAGAAGAAGGGATTAAGAATGTTGGTATCCTTTTAAATGATCTTAATATAAGAAAAGGTTATGGTTATGGATACAATTATCGTTACAATTATGGATATCGATATTCTTATGGACATGGGTATTATGAAGAATAA
- a CDS encoding DUF4377 domain-containing protein, translating to MKYLPLLSFFLILVSCQTAKKPINAPELSTYDIKTYYVAPVKVSCTGVAPTSCLLVKSKMESPWKYFYGNIEGFNHQFGQTYIIKVKETNIENPPADASSIKYELVDITEQRATEQQITHLYDIYSIISINNKQVPKGIYQTLEINTTEMTFMGQAACNHYNGKLKATTGWNGINFVQMINTEMYCNNQKTEDEYLKTLQSVTSYYKFNNTLLLLNGNEVVIEARHID from the coding sequence ATGAAATATTTACCACTTCTATCCTTTTTTCTAATACTAGTATCTTGCCAAACCGCAAAGAAACCAATCAATGCTCCAGAATTAAGTACTTACGATATAAAAACATATTACGTAGCTCCTGTAAAAGTCTCATGTACTGGTGTTGCTCCGACTTCTTGCTTATTGGTTAAATCAAAAATGGAGAGCCCATGGAAGTATTTTTATGGAAATATTGAAGGTTTTAATCATCAATTTGGTCAAACATATATTATCAAGGTAAAGGAAACTAATATTGAGAATCCACCTGCTGATGCTTCTTCTATAAAATACGAGTTAGTGGATATAACAGAACAACGAGCAACAGAGCAACAAATAACCCATCTTTATGATATATACAGTATCATAAGCATTAATAACAAACAGGTACCTAAAGGAATTTACCAAACACTTGAGATTAATACAACTGAAATGACCTTTATGGGGCAAGCGGCTTGCAATCATTACAATGGTAAACTAAAAGCAACAACAGGATGGAACGGAATTAATTTTGTACAGATGATTAATACAGAGATGTATTGCAATAATCAAAAAACAGAAGATGAATACCTTAAAACATTACAATCAGTAACTTCGTATTATAAATTTAATAATACCTTACTGCTGCTTAATGGTAATGAGGTGGTGATTGAGGCCCGACATATAGATTAA
- a CDS encoding glycosyltransferase family 4 protein, whose product MFLLSHSGKQHSYHTAKSLFDLGLLDTYYTSSYITNHLLQIEIEKRNNTYWSRRFIKGLPGNKVNANWRFEMKEMALRTIQGKSPAVQEAVYARDINFDKYVSRQLIKKSKSNKELQFWGFQGSCYETLKAAKSENITSYCELATAHVTAAKRILGEEALLHKEWAHTIDNLVFPAYYEKRLEEEPHMASKAIAASTFTERTLLEAGIQKENIICLPLGFDLDYIPYSEKQQSDIEKRPLKLLYAGTVTQRKGIKYLLEALKEINSTDIELHIVGGIQGSDEVLNHYKGLFHYHPPVSQNELFQMYDQFDALVLPTIFEGFGLVIVEAMAAGLPVITTPHSIGPELITDSENGYIVPIRDIESLKSAIIQLRNSSEEQYLTMRIKARESATAYSWENYTKRMDSVLKINSQT is encoded by the coding sequence ATGTTCCTACTCTCCCACTCCGGTAAACAACACAGTTATCATACTGCCAAAAGCCTATTTGATCTGGGGCTATTGGATACTTATTATACCAGCAGTTATATTACCAATCATTTATTGCAGATAGAGATTGAAAAACGTAATAATACCTACTGGAGTCGCAGATTTATTAAAGGATTACCTGGTAATAAAGTCAATGCAAACTGGCGTTTCGAGATGAAGGAAATGGCTTTGCGTACTATACAGGGTAAAAGTCCGGCTGTTCAGGAAGCGGTTTATGCTCGCGATATTAATTTCGACAAGTATGTCTCCAGACAATTAATTAAGAAATCAAAGTCTAATAAAGAATTACAATTCTGGGGGTTTCAGGGAAGTTGTTATGAAACGCTCAAAGCAGCAAAATCAGAAAATATTACATCGTATTGCGAATTAGCGACAGCACATGTTACTGCTGCCAAACGGATTTTGGGAGAAGAAGCTTTATTACACAAAGAATGGGCGCATACCATCGACAACCTGGTTTTTCCGGCTTACTATGAGAAACGACTGGAAGAAGAACCACACATGGCATCAAAAGCTATAGCAGCATCTACTTTTACTGAAAGGACTTTATTGGAAGCCGGCATTCAGAAAGAAAATATTATCTGTCTTCCTCTAGGTTTTGATTTGGATTATATTCCTTATAGCGAAAAACAGCAGTCGGATATCGAGAAACGACCTTTAAAACTATTGTATGCAGGTACAGTAACCCAACGAAAAGGCATTAAATACCTATTGGAAGCATTAAAGGAAATTAATAGTACGGATATTGAATTACATATCGTAGGTGGAATACAAGGTAGTGATGAGGTGTTAAACCATTACAAAGGACTTTTTCATTATCATCCACCTGTATCGCAAAATGAATTATTTCAAATGTATGATCAATTCGATGCCTTGGTTCTTCCAACCATATTTGAAGGATTCGGATTGGTTATTGTGGAAGCTATGGCAGCAGGTTTACCTGTAATTACCACTCCTCACTCCATAGGTCCAGAGTTAATTACCGATTCTGAAAATGGATATATTGTACCGATAAGGGATATTGAATCGTTAAAATCAGCAATTATTCAATTACGCAACAGCAGCGAAGAGCAATATCTTACAATGCGAATTAAAGCCCGTGAGTCTGCCACTGCATACTCATGGGAAAATTATACCAAACGCATGGACTCAGTGTTAAAAATCAACTCTCAGACTTAA
- a CDS encoding FAD-dependent oxidoreductase — MQHSDIIVIGAGVSGLASSRLAQEKGYSVTVLEKSHKPGGLIKCDRVDGHLFHRVGGHVFNTKVPEVASWFWNFFNKEEEFISATRKAGINFQNKIIGYPIENYLYQLDNTTTEKIINELLDLDKTGSKAPTEYNNFETFLKGNFGPTLFELYFKPYNHKIWKTDLSKVALPWLDGKLPMPRYRETILSNILRKEEGNMVHSNFFYPENNGSQFIADRLAEGLSIQYQTPVESITRKGDCWEVNGAYTADKIIYTVDIRQLHILLKDIDNETKEACLKVKELQSNGTSNVLCTIDSNDYSWMYLPEATIPAHRMIFTGNFSHTNTPMDGSSSCTIEFSGHTSYEDMKVAIKKLPYNPKIIDQNYEPNSYVIQQNGDREKIANVKNILSNDNFYLVGRFAEWEYHNMDKAIESAMRVNELIESKS; from the coding sequence ATGCAACACTCTGATATAATAGTAATAGGAGCCGGTGTTTCCGGCTTAGCTTCCTCTCGTTTAGCTCAAGAAAAAGGATATAGCGTTACTGTGCTTGAGAAAAGTCACAAACCCGGAGGTTTAATTAAATGCGATCGCGTTGATGGACATTTATTTCACCGCGTTGGAGGTCATGTTTTCAATACCAAAGTACCAGAAGTGGCCAGCTGGTTCTGGAATTTTTTTAATAAAGAAGAAGAATTCATTTCGGCAACACGAAAAGCAGGAATTAACTTTCAGAATAAGATAATCGGTTATCCCATTGAGAACTACCTTTATCAGTTAGATAATACAACTACTGAAAAGATAATTAACGAACTGTTAGATCTTGATAAAACAGGAAGTAAAGCTCCAACTGAGTACAATAACTTTGAAACTTTTTTAAAAGGTAATTTCGGACCTACCCTATTTGAATTGTACTTTAAACCATATAATCATAAAATCTGGAAAACAGATTTAAGTAAAGTAGCATTACCCTGGCTGGATGGTAAACTACCCATGCCACGTTATCGCGAAACTATACTAAGCAATATTTTGCGTAAAGAAGAAGGTAATATGGTTCACAGTAACTTCTTTTACCCGGAAAATAACGGTTCTCAGTTCATTGCTGATCGTTTGGCAGAAGGATTAAGTATACAATATCAAACTCCGGTTGAGAGTATTACTCGTAAAGGTGATTGTTGGGAAGTAAATGGGGCTTATACTGCTGATAAAATTATCTATACTGTTGATATTCGACAGTTACATATACTTTTAAAAGACATTGATAACGAAACCAAGGAAGCATGTCTAAAGGTAAAAGAACTTCAATCCAATGGCACAAGCAATGTATTATGTACGATTGATTCAAATGATTACTCATGGATGTATTTACCTGAAGCTACGATTCCTGCACATCGTATGATTTTCACTGGAAACTTCAGTCATACCAATACCCCTATGGATGGATCTTCCTCATGTACCATTGAGTTTTCGGGACATACCTCATATGAGGATATGAAAGTGGCAATCAAGAAACTACCTTATAACCCGAAAATCATTGATCAAAATTACGAACCCAACTCTTATGTAATTCAACAAAACGGAGACAGAGAGAAAATTGCGAATGTTAAAAATATTCTCTCAAATGATAACTTCTACCTGGTTGGTCGTTTTGCTGAATGGGAATACCATAACATGGATAAAGCAATTGAGAGTGCAATGAGAGTGAATGAGCTTATAGAATCTAAGTCATAG
- a CDS encoding glycosyltransferase translates to MRIINIIDNFTKVNFGIWNAAISTASILQEKYNIESELWYPQTDASATLDNVVLVPLSDLSIATIGQMIASRKLDPKDCIIITHGCWQYATRWGAEFKKKGYKWMYVPHGMLEPWSVQQKKWKKKIYYSLVEHRLSKKADIIRAVGSPELKNLIKHYHQTILIPNGIEETNFDVKTLTKPTCFLFMARLHHKKGILPLIQAWIDSKLHNNNNYQLNIAGPDDGEKDNMLSLIKENNSKNIHYKGAVYGKEKEELLYNSHFYILPSQSEGFPTSVLEAMQYGLIPIITEGCNFPEALENNKAIQISTNKSSIMQGLQKAIELNDSDYKQLSQEANHYINQNYSLQKIADQQVALFNQLLSI, encoded by the coding sequence ATGAGAATCATCAACATCATCGATAATTTCACCAAGGTTAATTTTGGTATATGGAATGCTGCTATTTCAACCGCTTCTATACTGCAGGAAAAATATAATATAGAATCTGAGCTATGGTATCCCCAAACAGATGCATCTGCTACTTTAGATAATGTAGTTTTAGTTCCTTTGAGTGATTTATCCATTGCCACTATTGGACAAATGATAGCCTCACGCAAGCTCGATCCCAAAGATTGTATTATCATAACACACGGTTGCTGGCAATATGCTACTCGTTGGGGAGCTGAATTTAAAAAGAAAGGTTATAAATGGATGTATGTACCACATGGTATGCTTGAACCATGGAGCGTGCAACAAAAAAAATGGAAGAAAAAGATCTATTACAGTCTGGTTGAACATCGCCTATCTAAAAAGGCTGATATTATTAGAGCTGTTGGATCTCCAGAACTTAAAAACCTGATTAAACACTATCATCAAACCATATTAATTCCTAATGGAATTGAAGAAACCAATTTCGACGTAAAAACTTTAACTAAACCAACTTGTTTTTTATTTATGGCACGCTTACACCATAAAAAAGGCATACTGCCATTGATACAAGCTTGGATAGATTCAAAATTACACAATAATAATAACTACCAATTAAACATTGCCGGCCCTGATGATGGAGAAAAGGATAATATGCTCTCTTTAATCAAAGAAAATAACTCAAAGAATATACATTATAAAGGCGCAGTATATGGCAAGGAAAAAGAAGAATTATTATATAACTCACACTTCTATATTCTTCCATCTCAAAGTGAAGGTTTTCCTACATCAGTATTAGAAGCCATGCAATATGGATTAATTCCGATTATAACTGAAGGTTGTAATTTTCCTGAAGCACTTGAAAACAATAAAGCTATTCAGATAAGTACAAATAAATCTTCTATCATGCAAGGTTTACAAAAAGCAATTGAGTTAAACGATAGTGATTATAAGCAACTGAGTCAGGAGGCTAATCATTATATCAATCAAAATTATTCTTTACAAAAAATAGCCGATCAGCAAGTCGCACTTTTCAATCAATTGCTTTCCATATAG
- a CDS encoding transposase, whose protein sequence is MSSENYLIGDQHATYFVTFTITDWIDVFTRLKYKDLIVDSLRFCQDNKELRIFAWVLMTNHLHMICKTEYPQQLSDLIRDFKQFTAKKLLKLIEEGKESRREWMLYRFQYAGKYDNRIRKYRFWQDKSHPVLMDSNTKLNQRLNYIHNNPVKAGWVLNPEDYPYSSAVNYSGGKGLLDVECI, encoded by the coding sequence ATGTCTTCAGAAAACTATTTAATAGGAGATCAACATGCTACATACTTTGTTACATTTACTATAACTGATTGGATTGATGTTTTTACAAGGCTTAAGTATAAAGATTTGATTGTAGATTCTTTGAGATTTTGTCAGGATAATAAAGAGTTAAGAATCTTTGCATGGGTACTAATGACAAATCATTTGCATATGATTTGTAAAACTGAATATCCTCAACAACTAAGTGATCTTATTCGAGATTTTAAGCAATTTACTGCTAAGAAACTTTTAAAGCTGATTGAAGAGGGTAAGGAAAGTCGAAGAGAATGGATGCTGTATCGTTTTCAATATGCAGGTAAATATGATAATAGAATTAGAAAGTACAGATTCTGGCAAGACAAAAGTCATCCTGTTCTGATGGATAGCAATACTAAGCTTAATCAACGGTTAAACTATATCCATAATAACCCTGTAAAAGCTGGATGGGTCTTGAATCCTGAAGATTATCCTTATAGTAGTGCCGTCAATTACTCAGGAGGTAAAGGGTTATTGGATGTAGAGTGTATATGA
- a CDS encoding nucleotidyltransferase family protein: MSESKQIEKEAIESLIHLNLCGQIVVSFEKALEASFVQLAVVHGLGANIFLKVKREKIVGISEEHIDLWKRNYFQISLQFQQKLKVFLEIQELFKQNNIPIVALKGIALAISLYDDEGVRPMGDIDILVPEGKAMEALKLLKNAGAIQAYTPRSVIHEKAHSHVRAVNYNGVLVEIHQRLFALGNRFYVDTNACFDNTKSIMYQMKNILVLNDLYMAYHLICHLAYNVKNEGLRLGWLLDIALLLNKQNNLLDFVQEVLSFKSALRKEILDVIKMASLFLCVEKQKCILKDNDEEQYTHLVEKYVKLRENKVMYKITNVKEIFSVPGWSNKLQLLWYELFPSKEYMCEWNGNRKECLLKLHIKRLLNVRR, from the coding sequence ATGAGTGAATCAAAGCAAATCGAAAAAGAGGCTATTGAGTCTCTGATACATTTAAATCTATGTGGTCAGATTGTAGTTTCTTTTGAGAAAGCTTTAGAAGCATCATTTGTTCAACTAGCTGTCGTGCATGGATTAGGGGCTAATATATTTCTTAAGGTTAAAAGGGAAAAAATAGTTGGGATTAGCGAAGAGCACATTGATTTATGGAAAAGGAATTATTTCCAGATATCGCTTCAATTTCAACAAAAACTAAAGGTATTTCTCGAAATACAAGAATTGTTTAAGCAAAATAATATCCCAATAGTAGCATTAAAAGGTATAGCTTTAGCTATCTCGTTATATGATGATGAAGGGGTGCGCCCAATGGGGGATATTGATATACTAGTGCCGGAAGGTAAAGCGATGGAAGCATTAAAATTACTTAAGAATGCAGGAGCAATACAAGCCTATACGCCTCGTTCTGTTATTCATGAGAAAGCTCATTCGCATGTAAGAGCTGTCAATTATAACGGTGTGTTGGTTGAAATTCATCAACGATTATTTGCCTTGGGAAACAGATTTTATGTGGATACAAATGCTTGCTTCGATAACACGAAAAGTATTATGTACCAAATGAAAAATATCCTTGTATTAAATGACTTATATATGGCCTATCATTTAATTTGTCATTTGGCTTATAATGTAAAAAATGAAGGTTTACGTCTGGGGTGGCTTTTAGATATTGCTTTATTGCTTAATAAACAAAATAATCTGTTAGATTTTGTTCAAGAGGTTCTCAGTTTTAAGTCAGCCTTAAGGAAGGAAATCTTGGATGTGATAAAAATGGCATCCTTATTTCTTTGCGTTGAAAAACAAAAGTGTATACTGAAAGATAATGATGAGGAACAATATACACATTTGGTAGAGAAGTATGTAAAATTACGAGAAAACAAGGTAATGTATAAAATTACCAATGTAAAGGAGATCTTTAGTGTGCCAGGATGGAGTAATAAGTTGCAATTATTGTGGTATGAGTTGTTTCCTTCGAAAGAGTATATGTGTGAATGGAATGGAAACAGAAAAGAGTGTTTATTAAAACTTCATATAAAGCGACTTCTAAATGTAAGGAGATAA
- a CDS encoding polysaccharide biosynthesis/export family protein, translating into MQLFISRIKNTISSPYLYGILLSAILFSCIPQKEIVLLQDKSSDKNYSNPYADMEGITDKYMLQPNDYLFINVSTPDEKISEFFNQSRSGSTGGGQQNQTFFYYQIDDSMNIDFPYIGKINLLGCNVVKGKERVKQALKPFLKEYNLTFKLATNTFTTLGEFRSQGVHSMTKEQITIFEAVAIAGGITPYGKQKKLQLLRQLPDGPVTYTIDLTDKNIVNSEYYYIYPNDMLYVRPMRAKQFGIGESFSLGIITGLLALYLTLDSLIK; encoded by the coding sequence ATGCAGCTTTTTATTTCCAGAATTAAAAATACAATCAGTTCTCCATACCTATATGGAATTCTACTATCAGCCATATTATTTAGCTGTATTCCACAAAAAGAAATTGTATTACTTCAGGACAAAAGTTCTGATAAAAACTACAGTAATCCATACGCCGACATGGAAGGTATTACTGATAAGTATATGCTACAACCTAATGATTACCTTTTTATCAATGTATCTACTCCTGATGAAAAAATCTCAGAATTCTTTAACCAGAGTCGGAGTGGTAGTACCGGTGGTGGCCAGCAAAATCAAACCTTCTTCTATTATCAAATCGATGATAGTATGAATATTGACTTCCCTTATATAGGTAAAATTAACCTACTAGGCTGTAATGTTGTAAAAGGAAAAGAGCGTGTTAAACAGGCATTAAAACCTTTTTTAAAAGAATACAACCTTACTTTTAAATTGGCTACCAACACTTTTACAACTTTAGGTGAATTCAGAAGCCAGGGAGTTCATAGCATGACTAAAGAGCAAATAACCATATTTGAAGCTGTAGCTATAGCAGGAGGAATAACCCCATACGGAAAACAGAAAAAGTTGCAATTACTCCGACAATTACCTGACGGTCCGGTAACCTACACCATTGATTTAACTGATAAAAATATTGTTAATTCTGAATATTATTATATCTATCCCAACGATATGTTATATGTGCGACCAATGCGAGCCAAACAATTTGGCATAGGTGAGTCCTTTTCTCTTGGTATTATCACCGGATTACTTGCACTATATTTAACACTTGATTCACTAATAAAATAA
- a CDS encoding MraY family glycosyltransferase, producing the protein MDELTIQLLIPFATFLSFIVVFLSIPTILRVAKMKNLFDEPNRRTVHRVKIPTLGGMAIFIGFIFTYSLFVDWFQFPHIPFLTSSLVIIFAIGIKDDILATAPMVKLGGQLLAALIVVGLGHVVLTDFHGFFGIQPNAFWGTVFTIFTIIFLVNGFNLIDGIDGLAAITGIISLFSFSVWFFINGEYHIPVLAAALIGGLLAFSYYNIFSKRQKIFMGDTGSLVLGFLVSIVAIRFSEMNGMVHRHYLEYQMNSAPAVAMAILIVPFIDTVRVFFLRVSQGNSPFMADKNHIHHRMLALGFTHLQVSLIIGAVNIAFVILGFSLRNIGVLKLTIVVFSLGMTVAYIPSWALYHKKKSFIKRLKRIKHRSELAE; encoded by the coding sequence ATGGACGAATTGACAATTCAGCTTTTAATACCTTTTGCTACCTTTTTATCATTTATTGTGGTTTTTCTATCAATACCAACCATACTACGTGTGGCTAAAATGAAAAATCTTTTTGATGAACCTAACCGAAGAACAGTGCACAGAGTGAAGATTCCAACCTTAGGTGGAATGGCTATTTTTATTGGTTTTATTTTCACCTACTCATTATTTGTTGATTGGTTTCAATTTCCGCATATACCTTTTCTGACTTCTTCGTTGGTAATAATTTTTGCTATTGGTATAAAGGATGATATACTGGCAACAGCCCCCATGGTTAAATTGGGCGGACAACTTCTGGCTGCACTTATTGTTGTTGGATTAGGACATGTGGTATTAACTGATTTTCATGGTTTTTTTGGTATTCAACCCAATGCTTTTTGGGGGACTGTATTTACCATTTTTACGATTATATTTTTGGTCAATGGATTTAATCTGATTGATGGAATAGACGGGTTAGCAGCTATAACAGGTATTATTTCTCTTTTCTCTTTTTCTGTATGGTTCTTTATTAATGGAGAATATCATATCCCGGTATTAGCAGCAGCCTTAATTGGAGGGTTATTGGCTTTTTCCTATTATAATATTTTTTCAAAACGTCAGAAAATATTCATGGGAGATACCGGATCGTTGGTACTTGGTTTTTTGGTTTCAATAGTTGCTATTCGATTTAGTGAAATGAATGGAATGGTTCACCGTCATTACCTCGAATATCAAATGAACAGTGCTCCTGCTGTAGCCATGGCTATCTTAATAGTACCTTTTATTGATACGGTAAGAGTTTTCTTTTTACGTGTATCTCAAGGTAATTCGCCCTTTATGGCAGATAAGAACCATATCCATCACCGTATGCTGGCATTGGGCTTTACTCATTTACAGGTCTCACTAATAATTGGTGCGGTTAATATTGCATTTGTAATTTTAGGGTTCAGTCTTCGTAATATTGGTGTGCTTAAATTAACGATTGTTGTTTTTTCATTGGGAATGACAGTTGCTTATATTCCATCCTGGGCATTGTATCATAAAAAGAAAAGCTTTATTAAGAGATTGAAAAGAATAAAGCACCGAAGTGAGTTAGCTGAATAG